Below is a genomic region from Hyalangium minutum.
AGAAGCCGGTCTTCCTCACGGAGTTGTGGGACCCCGGCACGAACAAGTGGACCAAGTTCTCCAGCAACAAGATCTATCGCGGCTACCACTCCACCGCGCTGCTGCTGCCTGACGGGCGAGTGCTCGGCGCGGGTGGCAAGAATACGAAGAACGGGGAGCTCTTCTCTCCCCCCTATCTCTTCAAGGGCGCGCGGCCGACGGTCAGCTCCGCGCCGGGCGATGTGGCTCCCGGGTCGACCTTTACCGTCTCAACCCCGGACGCAGCCCGTATCAAGAAGGTGACGCTGATCGCCATCGGCTCGGTGACGCACGCCTTCGATATGAATCAGCGGCTCCTGACCTTGAACTTCACGAAGGGCAACGGCAGCATCACGGTCACCGCACCGTCGAACAACAACGTGGCGCCTCCGGGCTACTACCAATTGTTCCTGGTGAACGAGCAGGGCGTTCCTTCTATCGGCAAGATGGTGAAGATCACCATCGTGTCTGCTTCCTCGCCGTCTGCGGCCACCCTGCCCGATCCTTAACTCCCCGTTCCTCCAAGCAAGCGGCCGTGCGCCTGAAATCGTGCACGGCCGCTCGGACGCCGCCCTATATTCACGCGGCTCTCGCGAAGAGGAGGAAGCAATGAGAACGAAGTTGCTGGCGACGGTGGTGATGGGGCTTCTGGCGTCTCAGGCCTGGGCCCAGGGCAAGGCGAAGCCTGCTCCCGCTGCGGCGCCATCCGCGTCCGCGCAGCCCCAGACGGACGAAGAGAAGACGATGTACGCGTACGGGTTCCAGTTCGGGAAGTCGCTCGGAGTGCTCGCGCTGAGCCCGCAAGAGCTCGAGATGCTCAAGAAGGGCCTCACCGATGCCCACAACAACGCGCAGCCCGTGGTGAACGTGGAGGAGTTCGGCCCGAAGATCCAGACGCTGGCGCGCACTCGGCAGAACGTGGTCAGCGAGCGGTTCCTGGAGAACGCGGCCAAGGAGAAGGGCGCGCAAAAGCTGCCCTCGGGCATCATCTACC
It encodes:
- a CDS encoding FKBP-type peptidyl-prolyl cis-trans isomerase: MRTKLLATVVMGLLASQAWAQGKAKPAPAAAPSASAQPQTDEEKTMYAYGFQFGKSLGVLALSPQELEMLKKGLTDAHNNAQPVVNVEEFGPKIQTLARTRQNVVSERFLENAAKEKGAQKLPSGIIYQELKAGTGSSPKASDTVAVHYRGTLTSGEEFDSSYKRNQVAEFPLNGVIACWTEGVQKMKVGGKAKLTCPANKAYGERPPPGSKIPPNAVLQFEIELVNIPGFTGGK